The Synergistota bacterium genome includes a region encoding these proteins:
- a CDS encoding permease yields MKKLFEDYPVELSIALLTLSLVLLKPDRMISGLIYAVKTYIELFPMVLSVAFLAGLISELLTSDLVKKIVGKESGFKGMLIGATFGALMVGPAYVFYPLFRDLIDKGASLRVIAATIGAWAIRLQAVPLAVAILGFKFILFFNLLIFVYALVSGFVIGFFCEKG; encoded by the coding sequence ATGAAGAAGCTCTTCGAGGACTATCCTGTTGAGCTTTCTATTGCCCTTCTGACTTTAAGCTTGGTTTTATTAAAACCTGACAGGATGATATCAGGTTTAATTTACGCGGTTAAAACGTATATAGAGCTTTTTCCTATGGTCCTTTCAGTGGCTTTTCTTGCAGGGTTGATATCTGAGCTTTTGACTTCGGATCTTGTTAAAAAGATAGTGGGTAAAGAAAGCGGTTTTAAGGGGATGCTTATAGGCGCTACCTTCGGAGCGCTTATGGTGGGACCCGCTTACGTGTTTTATCCCCTATTTAGGGATCTTATAGATAAGGGTGCTAGTTTAAGGGTGATCGCTGCTACTATAGGCGCTTGGGCTATAAGGCTTCAGGCTGTGCCTCTCGCTGTGGCGATCCTTGGTTTTAAGTTTATATTGTTTTTCAACTTACTGATATTTGTATATGCTTTAGTGTCTGGTTTCGTTATAGGTTTTTTCTGTGAGAAAGGTTAG
- a CDS encoding permease: protein MNLKAQIVILFLTLFFYVWALIRDRGKVKKASSRGLKNLLRNSIRILSIFIIIGILQSFLAEGTVGKFLMSFSGIKGILIGTFVGAIMMGPVISGYPICRYLLDHGASFGLISSFLFSWVMVGVISIPIELKNFGGRFTLLRNSFALISAIILALIMEVLL, encoded by the coding sequence GTGAACCTTAAGGCTCAAATTGTGATTTTATTTTTAACTCTGTTCTTTTACGTTTGGGCCCTTATAAGAGATAGAGGCAAAGTCAAAAAAGCATCCTCAAGAGGTCTTAAAAACTTATTAAGAAACTCAATTAGGATCCTTTCTATCTTCATCATTATAGGTATACTGCAAAGCTTTCTCGCTGAGGGAACGGTCGGGAAGTTTTTAATGAGCTTTTCTGGAATCAAGGGTATATTGATTGGTACCTTTGTAGGTGCCATAATGATGGGTCCTGTTATTTCCGGATACCCCATATGTAGATACCTTCTAGATCATGGGGCTAGCTTTGGTCTTATTTCCTCTTTTCTCTTCTCTTGGGTTATGGTAGGTGTAATTTCTATTCCCATTGAGTTAAAGAACTTTGGTGGGAGGTTTACTTTGCTTAGGAACTCTTTCGCTCTCATTTCTGCTATTATCTTAGCTTTGATAATGGAGGTTTTGCTATGA
- the cpsA gene encoding carboxypeptidase CpsA, which yields MNVEDRIKEIAKELEPYIVKVRRDLHQHPELRFEEFRTSQFVEEELGSLGFKVFKAAQTGVVGVIVGSEKGKTVALRADMDALPVEEENDVPYKSKVPGKMHACGHDAHTAMLLASAKILAEVKDNIRGKVKLIFQPAEEGGAGAKKVVDEGHLNDVDAIFGIHVWAHLPSGVIATRRGPFMASSDGYVIKIKGKGGHAASPHLAIDPTNPASDIYNALQKVVTRYVNPLHPVVISTPVIKGSNGYNVIPDEVEITGTLRTFDMELRDKVIGKIGDIVKYYSKAWDCEGSFELFRVSYPPTVNTPEFADFVMNVAKAIGPVTEAEMTMGAEDFAFYLQKVPGAFIFLGIRNEERGIIYPHHHPKFNVDESVLWEGAALYALLAYRYFEKF from the coding sequence GTTAGAGCCCTATATAGTTAAAGTTAGGAGAGATCTTCATCAGCATCCAGAGCTTAGGTTTGAGGAATTCAGAACCTCTCAGTTTGTGGAAGAAGAGCTAGGGAGTCTGGGATTTAAAGTATTTAAAGCGGCTCAGACGGGCGTTGTGGGGGTTATTGTGGGTAGCGAGAAGGGAAAGACCGTTGCCCTCAGGGCAGACATGGATGCTTTACCTGTAGAGGAAGAAAATGATGTTCCTTACAAGTCTAAAGTTCCTGGCAAGATGCATGCTTGTGGGCACGATGCGCACACTGCTATGCTGCTTGCCTCAGCTAAGATATTGGCTGAGGTTAAAGATAATATTCGTGGTAAAGTAAAGCTCATCTTTCAACCAGCTGAGGAAGGTGGAGCTGGAGCGAAAAAGGTCGTTGATGAGGGGCATTTAAATGATGTAGATGCTATCTTCGGAATTCATGTATGGGCACATCTTCCCTCTGGAGTGATAGCTACAAGAAGGGGTCCGTTTATGGCTTCCTCTGATGGATATGTAATAAAGATTAAGGGGAAGGGAGGGCATGCTGCCTCTCCTCATCTTGCAATAGATCCAACTAATCCTGCATCTGATATTTACAATGCTCTTCAAAAGGTCGTTACAAGATATGTTAATCCCCTTCACCCTGTGGTGATAAGCACTCCAGTTATTAAGGGAAGTAACGGATATAACGTTATACCTGATGAGGTAGAGATAACTGGAACGCTTAGGACTTTTGATATGGAGCTCAGGGATAAAGTCATAGGGAAGATAGGGGATATAGTTAAGTATTACTCAAAGGCCTGGGATTGCGAGGGCAGTTTTGAACTCTTTAGGGTTTCCTATCCGCCTACGGTGAATACGCCTGAGTTTGCGGATTTCGTTATGAATGTAGCAAAGGCTATAGGTCCGGTTACCGAGGCTGAGATGACTATGGGGGCAGAAGATTTTGCCTTCTATCTCCAGAAGGTTCCAGGCGCTTTTATATTCTTGGGTATAAGAAATGAGGAAAGAGGGATAATCTATCCGCATCATCATCCGAAGTTTAATGTTGATGAAAGCGTACTATGGGAGGGAGCTGCCCTATACGCCCTTCTGGCTTATAGATATTTTGAAAAATTTTAA